ATGCTATTTACATTCAGCAATAATTCGTAgattttatctgaaattttctacaatttttaaagtttacttcttttgtttaattaactaCAACTTTAAATACTGGTTGtgcgtaatatatttaaataagccACTGATGTCCGCACAATCTAAAAAAGACATATAATTGCATCTTTGTTGACAATTCAATATTCGAATAATTAAAGGATAAAAGTTTTAGAagtaaatgtacaaaaaaatgcgaaataagAACACTTACAGCACCGAAGCTGTTAAGAGATAGATCCATAAATTTTCCTGCGGTGATTTTAATAGGAATACTAGACACCGCGATCATTAAAATGAGACCGCGAGCAGTTTTGTGAGGTATGTAGTACCAATCAAGAGTACAAGAAGTAATGTACATCTTCATATTCTACAATCGTGTAATAATGGATCAACGATCCTGTTATTCTTATTGATTAATAAGTTATTGATTAATACCTGATCTGTGAGAAGCTCACCGATgaaacagaatataaaaatgttgaaagcGAATGTTAGAAGAAGTATAGAATACGTTAACATAGACACCGCATTGTTATCTTTCCATTCCTATAAAACGCGTGCAAAAGATATCTTTCGCATTATTAgccgtattttttatttgcattatatatttgtttaaaataatgatctCGCGTAccagtattatataatatccaAGAAGACACAAGATAAAAGTGCACCCGATCACCTCCACCAGACACgtgtattgaaaaatttcctCTACCTTGTTTAAAAAGCTAGatgacattaataaaaataccttaatttcattaatctttacAATTACGAAACTgcacattgcaaaaatttcgaTCAATCGGCACAACATCAACCGCAATGGTGTGCAGTGTTACCTCTTAATCCTGATATGTTGCTTTACGATAGCCGCCAATTTTTGGTTGGCAATTTTAGCGGAAAAGTGCTCCGTCTTTGTAAGATCCTCCATCCTGGCAATGAGAATTTTCAATTGACTGCAGGCGTGCAGCACCAATAGAGCCGCCAGGCTGCAGGCTCCACTTGTTATCGAGTACTGCACGAATCCGGAGAGAAATTGCATGGTAAAGATGATCTCGTAAGCCGGCGTCTTCTGCGGATCAATGAATACGTAATAACCGGCGATTCCCAACGGTCTAATCGTCACGTTTTGCGAAGTGACGACGACCCCGCGTAATAACGGCACGATCGTGCGATACGAGAATCCGCTCCCGTACACAAAGGCTATGCAAAGAATCGCCAGACTGCGTCCAATCCTTGAGTTGTTCATCATGATCTTACGGTCCTCCGCCGGGTTCACCTTTTCCCAGTCCTCTTCAATGTGCCTAATGCAATCTTTAATTCGGTCATCTCGGTAAATCAGCACCATGTGTTTTAGGATGGCTATCAGGCTGTTGCACATGGGGCCGACCATCTTGAAGCGACGGCGCGCGTTTGATTccttgagaaatattttcagcACGCCCGGCACGAAAATGAAATAGAGCAGGACCTGGCACAAGACTCGCAGCATTTTTGTCCGGACGATTTTCAGAGCGGACGAATCGTCGCGCGACGGCCATACGCCGATCAGGTTCAGAACACCGCGCGTCACGTGCACAGTGCGTCTGATGTCATCGCGATAGAAAGTATTTGCGTGCATGACTGGATCTACTTGACTCTGACGTTGCTACTGAGAAACTGATCGACGTATTATTATAAAGCGGCAGCGCGCTTGCGTTTTCTATGAGAGCGGAAGAGGAGAGGGATCTGCAGTTAAAACAATTGTAAACTTTACCTTCCTTTCCTCCAGCAAATCGCGCAAAAGTTGTGTATTATGTTCGAGGAAGGGAACATCGCGGGAAAGTTCACAAAGTATTAAACAcaagaaaatagagaaaaaaatagcaaaccCAGCGGAGAGAAATATCGCAGATATTGATCGTTTCACGACGGTGCGCTGATCATTCCGTGTTCAATATCTATTTCATCTGTGAGAaattgagagaaaaatatgcacCCAAATATCTTTTCTCAGAGTAAGtgcttataataaaagaaaaatgtattatgtaacattttgtattttaatatttttattaaataattgatatctcTACTTGAGTGACGCTACAATTCTACTCCTACATGGAAATATGCAAATCGAATCTTTTTACATAGAACGTTGAGTGATTTATTCCATAACTTTTcgaataagattaaaatacgTTACGGCCGTCTTAACAACCtagaagataataaattttgattaattttccttttataGTAAACACATTACTTACATCGCCGAAGGTTCTGATAGAAAGATCGATAAACTTCCCAGCTCTAAGTTTTGTCGGAATATTCGACATGGCTATGACCAAGGTCAGTGCTCGTGCTTTCGCATCCGGAAGACGGTACCAGGCCAATGTGCACACAGTTAATGACAATTTCTCCGCCTAGTTTCATCAAGAAGTCATCATATGCatcaaaatagaaattgaaagGAAAACATCCAACATATTTCCTATCTCACTGTCTGTCAAACACGTTAATCGTATTCTctacaataaatttacaataataatcgtACCTCTAGGGAAAGTTGCTCGCCGataaaacaaaagataaaaatattaaatccaaTTGACGTGAGTAGGACGAGATACGAGCCCATAGCTACAACATTTTGATCTTCCCACTCCTATAATTTCGACAGTTAAATGcacaaattttacatattgtatgcgaataaaatataacacagCAGGATTTTTTCAACGTTAAAATCGCGcgaattattcaattattgtataattgttGAAACGCACCGTGAGAATATCATGTCCTAAAAGACATACAATTATCGTACATCCCATCACTTCTAACAGACTCGTATATTCCAAAGTGTTCTGCACCAATTGTAAGAAACTATAAAGGGACGCGcgtaaaatatagattttttactggaaaattttttacctaACGTATATAAGTAGAATAtgctgataaaaaattacataaaacatGTTAACATAATGtatcaattttatgtaaattttgattGATTCTGCAAacgtcaaaaatatttatcttaataaatataaaaactaacacaaaagagaaatacatttaaatataattgacatCAAGTAGATACGTTAAAACTCACTTTCGCATCCTGATCTGGTATTCCACGGTCACGGCCAGTCTCTTGTCCAAATTCTTGACTTCAGACTCGTTCACTAAATTGTTCATCAACGCCTTCAGTATTTCTAACTGCGCGCATATGTGCATAACGCAGAGAGCGGCCAGACTGCAGATCGCCACCGTAATAGTATACTTTATAAATCCAGAGAAGAACTGTATACAGAACATGATTTCGTATGCGGGACTAATACGTCCGTCGAAAAGAACAAAGTAACTCGGGCATGGCAAAAATCTGATCGTAATGTTCTGATCGGTGACGAACTTTCCCTTGCTCAGTGGCACAACTGTACGGAAATACAATCCGGaggaatacataaatataccACACAGGATCAGTAACTGCCTTGCAGTTCTGGCTTTGTCAATCATGGAGTGACGAGCGCTCGCGCTTGCGACGTTTCGCCAGTCGTTTCTCACTTGCATCAAGCAGTTTCTCACTTGGTTCTTGCTAAACACTAGGTTGCTATACTTCAGAACAGCTAATATTGTGAACATTACAGACGATATAAGTTTCAATCTGACACGAGTTcgtttttctataataattatgtacagGATCGTTGGAATTAATTCGCAGCAGAGGAGAAAGTAGCAGCCCAATATCAGCAAGATGTTTtggatattttcgaaaaatgagGGCTCTGTCTCCATGTAAGGCCAAATACCCAACAGACGAAAAACAAAACGATTTAATTGCatggtatattttatatcgttctcataatttttgtttgccaacatttttaaataaattgtatcatGTACTTTTACAAACAAGACGTTATGACTTTATCGTGCAGAATGAAATGACATGTGCGTGATAAGACACATGTAACGACAAGATGCGTGTTTCTTCATCACTGATCGTAGCAAGCTTGGATCGCCCTAAACATAACTCGGTACGTAAATGCGCTTGCGTTCCGAATGATATTGACAAGTCACGTCAAACGAATAGGTAATAACGCGCGTTTAGAATTCTTGTTCAAACattgaaaaagtttgaaaGTAAAGTGAATCAACAATGGTTAGCAGACTGCTTTCTATGAactgtatttttattcgcCAACCTTCACTACCTTGTGTAGCAAGAAAGTTatgtataacttttttttctgtctcATAGCATGCACAATCACAACGTTAGCcaataataactataatatcaagatatttctaaaattctaaaaatataatataacgcaTATTATGCGAgccaaattaaattttatatatatatatatatatatatatatatatatatatataatttatatgtgtgCGCGCGCACGTGTATGTGTCTGTGTGTGTTTTGTGCATggaaatttatatagattcaatatattttctcacATCTTTCAAGCTTTCATGGATATATACaagattactttttaaaatataattttaccaACAAGTATGTATAATCTACGTGATtactttaacaattaaaatttaattatttactcagTTATACTTCGAAGCATATTAAGATATGCACCAGCTGTTTTCATGAcctaaaacataatatttattcgctTATCATTTAGATTTATTCttgaaatacaattataactGAGATATTCactatattcatttatattttcatttcgaaaatatgaaatattattcaaagatttacaaaaaatataaatattaatataaatattattcagagattaacaagaataatttaaaaaataaacaattatatatataattatattatatatcattaatatatatttcttatgcaTTACTTCATAAAAAATCATCGCagacaagaaattaaaaaagtattttaaaacttaaagtttgtacttttatgagctttagaaaatttaaaaattttttatttttacaagaaagaacatattgttttgttcttaaaattatatatgtttaacaCTTTGTagttcgataaaaaaatttttctcgcaaaatttatgataaatgttaaaaactaCATTTTATCCAAcacacgtttttttttttaattttcctacGATTTCATTTGACTGAGTTACACAACTGAAGTTAAATCTGTATTTTTACACTAATACTATTGCtgatgataaatttttcacagaAAAAATGTAGGGTGGCATACGTATAATAGCGCGCACTCAATCAAATCGGCCGCACTGTTCTGTCACTTCGAGATGTTCAGAGactcaaaaattaataattttcaaaccgTTGTAACTCGAcaaaaaatcatcgtaaacaaaaaatataaaaaagcattttaaagtttgaagTTTGTACTTTCGCGTGTTTTTAgttgtttgtaaaaatttttctatttttacaattctgaGCTGAAAAAAACtacattgttttattcttaaaattatgtactttGAACATTTTGTagctcaataaaaaaatttttattgcaaaatttatgacaagtgtcaaattatgtaatttgaaATCAACCCtacattttgagaaaaatagcattaacgtaaaaaatacaGTTGTCTAAGTTCAAAGTTGTGTAActcagcaaaaaaaaatcataagaaaattttaagaaacgTGTTTTATAGGTAAAATGTAGTTTTTGACACGGATAAATAAGTGCACTTGAAATTATCAATCTTACTTGACCAAATGTCATAAGTGACAAATCGATGAGCTTTCCAGCGGAGATCTTGGTCGGCGTATTAGACATAATCATCAGCAATACAACACTGCGTGCTTTCTTGTCCGGAAGACGATACCACTCGAGTTCGCTGGATGCAGTAGCTACTTCTTCTGCCtgttatcaatattatcgCACAACGTAGCAATATATTACATGTTTTAATTCCAcctaatttttctttgctatTTCGAAGATAGTGCGAgttacttttatctttttgtaaaatatataatttatttttaatgttctgGAAAATATTGAGAGTGcacatttatttctaaagcaaaTTATACGTTTTgtggaataataatttacatctCATTCAAAAATCATTGTCTATCACAAATATCGaagattttaatgtaaatcatACCTGTACGGTAAGCTGTTCACCAGTGtaacaaaacataaatatatgaatcGTCACGTTTGTAACGCATAACAAATAAGTGCATACACCTGCAGTGTTATTATTTTGCCATTCCTATAAATACATTATCTATAtacataattgatattattttttaactgattgtatatatttttaatggctttgtaaaactttattctctctaaattttaagttatttaaattaaggaattatatatatctaatcgttattaaatttttattagagtttttaattcttcttGTATACGTGATCTGTTTTCTAATTAGAAGCAATTCACAAACTTACAAACCATCATCATTAAATATACCATAACGCAAATGGTTATCGTATTCGTCATTATTTCCATCAAACACACTTGGTGCAGAGTATGCTGTACCAAACGCAGAAAACTGAAATGTGCTTTATTAACTGATGTGTAAGAAGTAAAAACTATTAGCCGCAacagaaaaatcaaatatttttattgtaaaattaaaaactaagtAAAGATCGATATTAATAGACGCGCACAAATCACAAACTTACCTGCGTATTCTTATTTGATGTTCGACTATATCTGCTAGCTTTTTATCCACTTCGTATCCTGCTTGCCACTTCTTTTTGACAAGATTTCTCATTAAATCCATCAGAATCTTCAGCTGGCCGCAAGCGTGCACTACAAAAATGGCCGTGAAGCCGCACGTACCTGTCGCAATCGAAGCTGAAACTAATCCAGACAATAATTGGATGACAAAAAGTATTTCATAGGTGGGACTGAGTTGCACGTcaattgagaaataataacCAGGACACGCTAAAAGTCTGATTGTGATGTTCTGATCGGTGACGATTTTTCCCTGAGACAACGGTAGTATCGTTCGAAAGGTGAAGGCACCACCGTACATAAGAATTCCACAGAACATGACTAGGCGTCTGCCGGTCTTCGCGGATGTTAGCATCATGCTTCGTGCGTTCGCGTTGATAACGTTCTTCCAATCCTCTTCGATGTGTTTTAAACACCGTTTGATCTGATTGTcgcgaaatataaaaatggcaTATTGACCGGCaaccataaaa
This window of the Linepithema humile isolate Giens D197 chromosome 1, Lhum_UNIL_v1.0, whole genome shotgun sequence genome carries:
- the LOC105676674 gene encoding odorant receptor 4-like isoform X1, which gives rise to MHANTFYRDDIRRTVHVTRGVLNLIGVWPSRDDSSALKIVRTKMLRVLCQVLLYFIFVPGVLKIFLKESNARRRFKMVGPMCNSLIAILKHMVLIYRDDRIKDCIRHIEEDWEKVNPAEDRKIMMNNSRIGRSLAILCIAFVYGSGFSYRTIVPLLRGVVVTSQNVTIRPLGIAGYYVFIDPQKTPAYEIIFTMQFLSGFVQYSITSGACSLAALLVLHACSQLKILIARMEDLTKTEHFSAKIANQKLAAIVKQHIRIKSFLNKVEEIFQYTCLVEVIGCTFILCLLGYYIILEWKDNNAVSMLTYSILLLTFAFNIFIFCFIGELLTDQNMKMYITSCTLDWYYIPHKTARGLILMIAVSSIPIKITAGKFMDLSLNSFGAIVRTSVAYLNILRTTSI
- the LOC105676674 gene encoding uncharacterized protein isoform X2; translation: MHANTFYRDDIRRTVHVTRGVLNLIGVWPSRDDSSALKIVRTKMLRVLCQVLLYFIFVPGVLKIFLKESNARRRFKMVGPMCNSLIAILKHMVLIYRDDRIKDCIRHIEEDWEKVNPAEDRKIMMNNSRIGRSLAILCIAFVYGSGFSYRTIVPLLRGVVVTSQNVTIRPLGIAGYYVFIDPQKTPAYEIIFTMQFLSGFVQYSITSGACSLAALLVLHACSQLKILIARMEDLTKTEHFSAKIANQKLAAIVKQHIRIKSFLNKVEEIFQYTCLVEVIGCTFILCLLGYYIILEWKDNNAVSMLTYSILLLTFAFNIFIFCFIGELLTDQSETR
- the LOC105676652 gene encoding odorant receptor 4-like isoform X2, encoding MLANKNYENDIKYTMQLNRFVFRLLGIWPYMETEPSFFENIQNILLILGCYFLLCCELIPTILYIIIIEKRTRVRLKLISSVMFTILAVLKYSNLVFSKNQVRNCLMQVRNDWRNVASASARHSMIDKARTARQLLILCGIFMYSSGLYFRTVVPLSKGKFVTDQNITIRFLPCPSYFVLFDGRISPAYEIMFCIQFFSGFIKYTITVAICSLAALCVMHICAQLEILKALMNNLVNESEVKNLDKRLAVTVEYQIRMRNFLQLVQNTLEYTSLLEVMGCTIIVCLLGHDILTEWEDQNVVAMGSYLVLLTSIGFNIFIFCFIGEQLSLEAEKLSLTVCTLAWYRLPDAKARALTLVIAMSNIPTKLRAGKFIDLSIRTFGDVVKTAVTYFNLIRKVME
- the LOC105676652 gene encoding odorant receptor 4-like isoform X1 yields the protein MLANKNYENDIKYTMQLNRFVFRLLGIWPYMETEPSFFENIQNILLILGCYFLLCCELIPTILYIIIIEKRTRVRLKLISSVMFTILAVLKYSNLVFSKNQVRNCLMQVRNDWRNVASASARHSMIDKARTARQLLILCGIFMYSSGLYFRTVVPLSKGKFVTDQNITIRFLPCPSYFVLFDGRISPAYEIMFCIQFFSGFIKYTITVAICSLAALCVMHICAQLEILKALMNNLVNESEVKNLDKRLAVTVEYQIRMRNFLQLVQNTLEYTSLLEVMGCTIIVCLLGHDILTEWEDQNVVAMGSYLVLLTSIGFNIFIFCFIGEQLSLEAEKLSLTVCTLAWYRLPDAKARALTLVIAMSNIPTKLRAGKFIDLSIRTFGDVSNVFTIKGKLIKIYYLLGC
- the LOC137000684 gene encoding odorant receptor 4-like, with amino-acid sequence MSYKKDCQRDIVYITQPTSNIMRVLGAWPSINKEYFIDKRIYKFFLISISYILLSCDLIPAILFWIMEKTTHARLQMIPVLLYNFMVAGQYAIFIFRDNQIKRCLKHIEEDWKNVINANARSMMLTSAKTGRRLVMFCGILMYGGAFTFRTILPLSQGKIVTDQNITIRLLACPGYYFSIDVQLSPTYEILFVIQLLSGLVSASIATGTCGFTAIFVVHACGQLKILMDLMRNLVKKKWQAGYEVDKKLADIVEHQIRIRSFLRLVQHTLHQVCLMEIMTNTITICVMVYLMMMEWQNNNTAGVCTYLLCVTNVTIHIFMFCYTGEQLTVQAEEVATASSELEWYRLPDKKARSVVLLMIMSNTPTKISAGKLIDLSLMTFGQVMKTAGAYLNMLRSITE